TGAAAAAGGTGTCCAGGCCATGTTTGCCATAGGCAGTTCCGGGAGCAGACGTGGTCGCAGAAAACAGCTGAAAACTGATCTGCCATTTGAACTCTACCTCATGAATGTCGATGGAACAGATCCACACACGGATGACATCATCACCATTGACCAGGTAACCTCCACACCTTTTCAGGCACTCTGGCGCGGCCTGACTCACCCGTCAATTACCTGGGGAGATCACCAGTACTATAACTGGAAACAATATGACCGGGGTGCCATGACGGATGGGTTTGTTTTTGCCGACAAATCAGAATCAGCAAGTTATGGTGTGTGTGCAGCCGACTATCTCAATCTCAATATCAGATTCGGATACCATTTTACTGTTGTGGACACCCTCTGTGGTGAAAACAGTGAACAGAATTACTGCACCATCAGGTTTGCCGGTGGGGGCGGTACGGTGGAAGGAAGGTATTTCAGGCTGAAATACCTGGAAAGAATACTTCGGCGTCTCGGCTTTTCAGTAAACGCCAAAACCGATCTCCTGGACGCACGAATCGAAACCCTGCCGATTGACCAGATGAACCAGTGCCTGGTCACCCTGGGCAGAATGCTCGGGACATCCAAACTGATGGATATGGTATTGAAAGACAGTGAATCTGTGGCATCCCACCTTGAACGCTTTTTTCAGATTGATGATCGCTTCAATTGAATCAAAAAAACCACAAAGGCTGGCATTATGAGCTATACAATCACATGGATAACTGAATACCTGGGAGTTGGTCGAGCCCCCATGTCCTACAATGACCTTGACTCCATCGGCCGCCAGGGAATAAATGCCATTTTCAACCTCTGTCATGAATTCAGCGATCTGCACAAACTCGAAGAAGAAGCCGGATTCGAAGTGTACTACATGCCCATTGATGACGAATGTGCCCCTGATATTGAAGAGCTCGAAAAAGGTCTGCAATGGCTGGATGAAGCTGTTTATCTGAAAAAAAAGGTCCTGGTCCACTGCCGGTTCGGCCAGGGTCGTACAGGCACAATTACCTCAGCCTATCTCCTGCGCCGGGGGCTTGGCATGAAAAAAACACAGAAGGAGCTGAAAAAAACCAGTGCCAAACCCGCCACATACAGGCAATGGAAACTTCTCAGGAAATACAGCAAGAAACAGGGTCGCCTTTCCCTCAAACCGCCCAGGGTCGCCCATGATCAACCCGACGATCTTGAGCATTTTTACAGGGAATACCGTTT
The DNA window shown above is from Desulfomarina profundi and carries:
- a CDS encoding protein-tyrosine phosphatase family protein, which produces MSYTITWITEYLGVGRAPMSYNDLDSIGRQGINAIFNLCHEFSDLHKLEEEAGFEVYYMPIDDECAPDIEELEKGLQWLDEAVYLKKKVLVHCRFGQGRTGTITSAYLLRRGLGMKKTQKELKKTSAKPATYRQWKLLRKYSKKQGRLSLKPPRVAHDQPDDLEHFYREYRLLAEKVDAKMAEIGTRQLCGPLPIAAAILRFPFPCLKHFI